A single window of Salvia splendens isolate huo1 chromosome 8, SspV2, whole genome shotgun sequence DNA harbors:
- the LOC121745190 gene encoding phospholipase A1-IIdelta-like yields the protein MAEEAPPPPWPELLGSNDWKGLLDPLEITLRRLILRCGDFCQATYDAFNNDANSKYAGSSRYGKKSFFDKVMLESAADYQVSCFLYATAQLSVAQAVFLRSLRPDAWDRESNWIGYIAVTTDAVTAALGRREIYVVWRGTSRTYEWINVLAAVPQSAAELLAAPEPSDDDDNERVPRVMKGWMTIYTSSNPKSPFTKLSARSQLHKKIMHLRELYKGDSLSITMTGHSLGATLATLAAFDLVENGIRDIPVAAVVFGSPQVGSNAFRERVARYPNLKILHVRNKIDLITRYPSVLLGYRDVGVDLEIDNRKSPSLKRSTNTGDWHNLQGMLHVVAGWNGADAEFELKVKRSLALVNKSSEYLKDELLIPGIWWVEKNKGLVRDDDGEWVPTPPADEDQPVPEFP from the exons ATGGCGGAAGAAGCACCGCCGCCGCCGTGGCCGGAGCTCCTCGGCAGCAACGACTGGAAGGGCCTCCTGGACCCCCTAGAAATCACCCTCCGCCGCCTCATCCTCCGGTGCGGCGACTTCTGCCAAGCCACCTACGACGCCTTCAACAACGACGCCAACTCCAAGTACGCCGGCAGCAGCCGCTACGGCAAGAAGTCCTTCTTCGACAAAGTCATGCTCGAGTCCGCCGCCGACTACCAAGTCTCCTGCTTCCTCTACGCCACCGCCCAGCTCAGCGTCGCCCAGGCCGTCTTCCTCCGCTCCCTCCGCCCCGACGCCTGGGACCGCGAGTCCAACTGGATCGGCTACATCGCCGTCACCACCGACGCCGTCACCGCCGCCCTCGGCCGCCGCGAGATCTACGTCGTGTGGCGCGGGACCTCCCGCACCTACGAGTGGATCAACGTCCTCGCCGCCGTCCCCCAGTCCGCCGCCGAGCTCCTTGCCGCGCCAGAACCCAGCGACGACGACGACAACGAGAGGGTGCCGAGGGTCATGAAAGGGTGGATGACGATTTATACGTCATCCAACCCAAAATCGCCCTTTACTAAATTAAGCGCGCGCTCGCAGCTGCATAAGAAGATTATGCATCTGCGAGAGCTCTACAAGGGGGATAGCCTCAGCATAACGATGACGGGGCACAGCCTCGGCGCGACTCTGGCGACCCTCGCCGCGTTCGACCTCGTCGAGAACGGCATCCGCGACATTCCTGTCGCGGCCGTGGTCTTCGGCAGCCCCCAG GTGGGAAGCAACGCATTCAGGGAGAGGGTGGCGCGGTACCCGAACCTAAAAATCCTGCACGTGCGGAACAAGATCGATCTGATAACGCGGTACCCTAGCGTGTTGCTCGGGTACAGGGACGTGGGGGTGGATCTGGAGATCGACAATAGGAAGTCGCCGAGCCTGAAGAGATCGACGAATACGGGAGACTGGCACAACCTGCAGGGGATGCTGCACGTGGTGGCCGGGTGGAACGGGGCGGATGCGGAGTTCGAGCTGAAGGTGAAGAGGAGCTTGGCGCTTGTTAACAAATCGAGCGAGTATTTGAAGGATGAGCTTTTAATCCCCGGTATTTGGTGGGTGGAGAAGAACAAAGGTCTTGTGCGTGATGACGACGGCGAGTGGGTTCCGACGCCGCCGGCGGATGAGGATCAGCCGGTGCCGGAGTTTCCATGA
- the LOC121744991 gene encoding sec1 family domain-containing protein MIP3-like, which translates to MATVDVIKCCHDSIRQASENIKDAIVYLDAGAAESFQFLGAFPLLLELGARAVCSLENMSVVDKVVDWNTGSDPASKIVVVTSCLLSDAHRYILRCLSALQNVHGCAVYTSISEVAHSAYPDSPLGPDAFREYEILLNQDYEELVKKHERPHTVVNDSGLKEGSASEEEGWSELTDIDDDSFRDYGISNAKHRGEDYFSGSEDVGQKLVVSVHHFPLILCPLSPRVFVLPSEGSTAEASLSSEHESSISSGLPPLSTGKLADAEDVSPGANLTAQFLYHLALKMDLKLEIFSLGDLSKNVGKLMTDMSSLYDVGRRKRSAGLLLIDRTLDLLTPCCHGDSLVDRMFASLPRMQPASSLSLLRGSQSQLKISPHKVERARLTVQIPLDKYIVQDDKESNFQLLENIEAFFNGWDAFKSDAPSADFMKFRKNLNDESCFQLNESKLLHGSFVSTDNFRGALYLEAILDRRTKDGAMLVKKWLQECLRQESPTPNLNTRPGLASKSELQSMLRSLAKRQSSLVKNKGIIQLAAATVHALDESNSASWDAFNSAEKILHVNAADTSQSLAAQISDLINKTVLAASRGQKHNKSQGLFTLEDALLLTVIGYILAGENFPTSGSGGPFTWQEEHFMKEAIVDAILENPTVSRLKLFQGLLDDLEAKTKSNKKNEDPSGHSDGFELDDDQWDSWGDDDADKDTSKDEAYSDMQLKLELRDRVDNLFKFLHKLSGMKGNSALREGMSALESRRNDDPSSTKGLLYKILTNVLDHNAIPGMEYHSSTVGRLFKSGFGRFGLGQAKPSLSDHNIILVFVIGGINALEVREVQEAIARSSRPDVEVLLGGTTLLTPDDMRELLFGDYSHI; encoded by the exons ATGGCCACGGTTGATGTGATCAAATGCTGCCATGATTCCATCCGACAA GCATCGGAGAATATAAAAGATGCAATTGTATATTTGGATGCTGGAGCTGCCGAGAGCTTCCAGTTTCTTGGTGCATTCCCCTTGCTTTTGGAGCTAGGGGCACGAGCTGTTTGTAGCTTGGAGAACATGTCCGTTGTTGATAAG GTTGTTGATTGGAATACCGGTTCTGATCCTGCCAGTAAAATTGTGGTCGTCACCTCGTGTCTTCTGAGTGATGCACATCGCTATATTTTACGTTGCTTGAGCGCACTTCAAAACGTTCACGGCTGTGCAGTATATACATCCATCTCAGAG GTGGCTCACTCAGCATATCCTGATTCTCCTCTCGGCCCAGACGCTTTTCGAGAGTATGAAATTCTACTCAACCAAGATTATGAGGAGCTTGTTAAGAAACATGAAAGACCTCACACTGTTGTCAACGACAGTGGGCTTAAGGAAGGTTCTGCATCTGAAGAGGAAGGATGGTCGGAACTAACTGACATCGATGATGACAGTTTCAGAGATTATGGCATTTCAAATGCAAAACATCGAGGGGAAGATTACTTCAGTGGCTCAGAAGACGTTGGACAAAAATTGGTGGTCTCGGTGCACCACTTTCCTCTGATTTTGTGTCCATTGTCACCCAGAGTCTTTGTCTTACCTTCAGAAGGATCTACTGCTGAAGCTAGCTTATCTTCTGAGCACGAGAGCTCGATAAGCTCTGGTTTACCTCCATTAAGTACAGGGAAACTTGCTGACGCTGAGGATGTCAGTCCTGGGGCAAATCTTACAGCTCAATTTCTCTATCATTTGGCTTTAAAG ATGGATCTGAAACTTGAAATATTTTCGCTGGGTGATTTGTCAAAAAATGTAGGGAAGCTTATGACAGATATGTCTAGTCTCTATGATGTTGGTCGGCGTAAAAGATCAGCAGGGCTACTGCTCATTGACCGTACACTCGATCTTCTTACTCCGTGCTGTCATGGAGACTCACTTGTGGATCGGATGTTTGCATCTCTGCCTCGTATGCAACCAGCGTCATCCTTAAGCCTGTTGAGAGGTTCCCAAAGCCAGCTCAAAATTAGCCCCCACAAAGTTGAGCGTGCTCGTCTTACTGTGCAGATTCCACTTGACAAATATATTGTTCAAGATGACAAAGAAAGTAATTTTCAGCTATTGGAAAATATCGAAGCATTTTTTAATGGGTGGGATGCTTTCAAATCAGATGCTCCGAGTGCTGACTTCATGAAGTTCAGAAAAAATCTGAATGATGAAAGCTGCTTTCAACTTAATGAGAGTAAGCTTCTGCACGGGTCGTTTGTCTCGACTGATAACTTCCGTGGTGCACTGTATCTAGAAGCGATACTTGACAGGAGGACGAAAGATGGGGCCATGCTGGTCAAGAAATGGCTTCAAGAATGTCTACGTCAGGAGAGTCCAACGCCTAATTTGAACACCCGTCCTGGTTTAGCTTCTAAGTCGGAGTTGCAGTCTATGCTTCGATCACTAGCCAAAAGGCAGTCCTCGTTGGTAAAAAACAAAGGGATTATTCAGTTAGCAGCTGCCACGGTGCATGCTTTAGATGAATCGAACTCTGCAAGTTGGGATGCGTTCAATAGTGCGGAGAAGATTTTGCACGTGAATGCTGCGGACACGAGCCAAAGCCTTGCTGCACAAATCAGCGACCTCATAAATAAGACTGTCCTAGCGGCATCTCGGGGGCAAAAGCACAATAAATCGCAGGGCTTATTCACTCTCGAAGACGCACTGCTCCTGACAGTGATCGGGTATATATTAGCTGGTGAGAATTTCCCGACCTCAGGCTCCGGTGGTCCATTTACTTGGCAAGAGGAGCATTTCATGAAAGAAGCCATCGTGGATGCCATTCTCGAGAACCCCACCGTGTCAAGACTAAAGCTTTTCCAGGGTTTGTTGGATGATCTTGAAGCCAAAACAAAATCTAATAAGAAGAATGAAGATCCCAGTGGCCACTCGGATGGTTTTGAGCTAGACGACGATCAGTGGGATAGTTGGGGAGATGACGATGCTGATAAAGACACGAGCAAAGATGAAGCGTACAGTGACATGCAGCTGAAGCTAGAGCTTCGAGACAGAGTGGATAATCTTTTCAAGTTTCTTCACAAATTGTCCGGCATGAAAggaaattcggcactgagggaAGGGATGTCTGCTCTGGAAAGCAGACGCAACGACGACCCTTCTTCGACCAAGGGGTTGCTCTATAAAATCCTCACAAATGTCTTAGACCACAATGCCATACCTGGGATGGAGTATCATTCATCCACCGTGGGACGCCTTTTTAAAAGTGGATTCGGAAGATTTGGCCTCGGACAG GCTAAACCTAGTCTTTCGGATCATAACATTATCCTGGTTTTTGTAATCGGAGGCATAAACGCATTAGAG GTGAGGGAAGTGCAGGAGGCGATAGCACGGAGCAGCAGGCCAGACGTTGAGGTGTTACTGGGCGGAACGACTCTTCTTACCCCGGATGACATGCGTGAATTACTCTTTGGTGACTATTCTCATATCTAA